In the genome of Puniceicoccales bacterium, the window ATGGCGTACTTCACCAGAAATGACAACTTTTCGGTTGATAAATCTGAAAAGATCGCCAGCCTGAACACTATCCGATGGTTCCACATACAAAACCCTTGTGCCATTGGATCCTACGAGCTCATAGGGAGTTTTGGATTTAAATAATCCAAGTAGTCCAAAAAGAAATTTTTTACTTTTTTTTAGAGTGCCAGCATAGGATAGGTTTTGGCCAGAATTGATATGAGTTTCGCTGCCTATGCTATAATTATTGAATTTTGTAGCCATAGAATCATCCAGACCAAATATAAATGCAAAACCTATAACTAATATAATTTTCCACATGCTACATATATTTTATTAATGAAGGAAAATATCAAGAAAAAGTTTTCATTTTTTACTTAGTTGAAATGGCTTTGGTCATCTAGTTTTATCGGCAATTGCAATGGATTGCCTTTCCTTATAATGTCTATGTTGATGACATCACCGGGCCTCAGAAGAAACAGTGAATTGGCAATATCTCCCACATTTAAAATTTTGTTGCCGTTGATCGAAGAAACCATATCATCAACCAATATGCCAGCTTTTTCTGCTGGTGAATCCTGTTGAATGCGCGATACGAGAATCTGAATGCCGTTCTCTGGCGTGTATTGTTGATGGACAAAAAATCCTGCAGTGCAATGAG includes:
- a CDS encoding S1C family serine protease, with amino-acid sequence RTNIPIDGGETGSPVFSANGMLAGVMMASLPDMRSSFVMPAWTLDRVCSDIIKTGSVSHCTAGFFVHQQYTPENGIQILVSRIQQDSPAEKAGILVDDMVSSINGNKILNVGDIANSLFLLRPGDVINIDIIRKGNPLQLPIKLDDQSHFN